In Streptomyces sp. NBC_01707, a genomic segment contains:
- a CDS encoding Na+/H+ antiporter: protein MDALPLVALVAASAAIAGAARRTPVPAPLLLVAVGLLASYLPGVPAYTLDAHIVLPLLLPPLLYTAAVDSSYLDLRANARPIALLSVGYVLFATFAVGWLAYWLVPDLPLTAALVLGAVVAPPDAVTAAAIARRVGLPSRVTTILQGESLVNDATAITAYKVVLAAAVGEGVSWGAGIGEFLLAAGGGVGVGLVLMGPLHWLRTHLKEALLQNTLSLLIPFVAYAAAERVHASGVLAVVVVALYLGHRSWQVDFATRLQEAAVWKMVAFILESAVFALIGLQLPFVLKGLGTYAVMESLRYAVAVFLAVVVVRFIWVYPATYLPRWLSRRIRERETETDWTSPLIVGWAGMRGVVSLAIAFSIPVAMTNGEDFPARNLVLFLTFTTVIGTLVVQGLTLPLLVRVLKLPGRDAQAETLAEAQAQSEASAAADAHLEELLTDPRNCLPGPLTDRLRTVLERRRNAVWERLGAANPVTGESADDTYRRLAREMIDAERTVFVRLRDERRIDDEMMRTLLRRLDLEEAAAYREDSDAPQG from the coding sequence ATGGACGCATTGCCGCTGGTGGCACTCGTCGCGGCCAGTGCGGCCATCGCGGGGGCCGCCCGCCGAACCCCGGTGCCGGCCCCGCTGCTGCTGGTCGCAGTGGGGCTGCTCGCCTCCTATCTGCCGGGCGTGCCGGCGTACACCCTGGACGCCCACATCGTCCTGCCGCTGCTGCTGCCGCCGTTGCTCTACACGGCCGCGGTCGACAGCTCGTACCTGGATCTGCGCGCCAACGCCCGGCCGATCGCCCTGCTCTCCGTCGGCTACGTCCTCTTCGCCACCTTCGCCGTCGGCTGGCTGGCCTATTGGCTGGTGCCCGACCTGCCGCTGACGGCCGCCCTGGTGCTGGGCGCCGTGGTCGCGCCGCCGGACGCCGTCACGGCGGCCGCCATCGCCCGCCGGGTCGGGCTGCCGAGTCGGGTCACGACGATCCTGCAGGGTGAGTCCCTGGTGAACGACGCGACGGCGATCACCGCCTACAAGGTGGTGCTGGCCGCCGCCGTCGGCGAAGGCGTCAGCTGGGGCGCCGGGATCGGCGAGTTCCTCCTCGCGGCAGGCGGCGGTGTCGGGGTCGGTCTGGTGCTGATGGGTCCGCTGCACTGGCTCCGCACGCATCTCAAGGAAGCCCTGCTGCAGAACACCCTGTCGCTGCTGATCCCCTTCGTGGCGTACGCGGCGGCGGAACGCGTGCATGCCTCCGGAGTCCTCGCCGTGGTCGTCGTGGCGCTGTATCTGGGGCACCGCTCCTGGCAGGTCGACTTCGCGACCCGGCTCCAGGAGGCGGCCGTGTGGAAGATGGTCGCTTTCATCCTGGAGTCGGCGGTCTTCGCGCTGATCGGACTGCAGCTGCCCTTCGTACTGAAAGGGCTCGGCACCTATGCCGTCATGGAGTCCCTCCGGTACGCGGTGGCCGTGTTCCTCGCCGTCGTCGTGGTCCGCTTCATCTGGGTCTACCCGGCCACATATCTGCCGCGGTGGCTGTCCAGGCGGATCAGGGAGCGCGAGACCGAGACCGACTGGACGTCACCCCTGATCGTCGGCTGGGCCGGGATGCGCGGCGTCGTCTCGCTCGCCATCGCCTTCTCCATCCCGGTGGCGATGACCAACGGCGAGGACTTCCCGGCCCGCAACCTGGTGCTCTTCCTGACCTTCACGACCGTCATCGGCACCCTGGTCGTCCAAGGGCTCACCCTGCCGCTCCTGGTGCGGGTCCTGAAGCTTCCGGGGCGCGACGCGCAGGCGGAGACCCTCGCCGAGGCGCAGGCCCAGAGCGAGGCGTCCGCGGCTGCCGATGCGCACCTGGAGGAGTTGCTCACCGATCCGCGCAACTGTCTGCCCGGACCGCTCACCGACCGGCTGCGTACGGTCCTGGAGCGCCGCCGCAACGCCGTGTGGGAGCGGCTCGGCGCGGCCAACCCGGTGACCGGGGAGTCGGCCGACGACACGTACCGGCGGCTCGCCAGGGAAATGATCGACGCCGAGCGGACGGTCTTCGTACGGCTGCGGGACGAGCGGCGGATCGACGACGAGATGATGCGGACCCTGCTGCGACGGCTGGACCTGGAGGAGGCGGCGGCCTACCGCGAGGACTCCGACGCGCCCCAGGGCTGA
- a CDS encoding SIS domain-containing protein: MSATFPAEEGERPGRIMSGEMAEQPGVLRRILDRGAPEIRAVAAEIAAKNPRFVLLTARGTSDNAALYAKYLLEIRLGLPCGLASMSTTTAYGAKPDLRDVLVITVSQSGGSPDLVASTRAAREAGAITLAVTNNPDSPLAAVSEHHIDILAGPEKALPATKTYTASLLSLYLFVEGLRGGDGAAAAILPELAEAVLARKDEIKGLASRYRFAERMVITSRGYGYPTAKEAALKLMETSYIPALSYSGADLLHGPLAMVDNISPVIAVVTDGRGGEALQPVLDRLRGRGADLFVVGPKAQVEAASAGFVLPTAGVAEEVQPILEILPLQLLAYEVTIARGQDPDAPRALAKVTETR; encoded by the coding sequence ATGTCCGCCACGTTTCCGGCCGAAGAGGGCGAGCGGCCGGGCCGCATCATGTCCGGCGAGATGGCCGAGCAGCCCGGGGTGCTGCGCCGCATCCTCGACCGGGGCGCCCCGGAGATCCGGGCGGTGGCCGCCGAGATCGCGGCGAAGAACCCGCGCTTCGTCCTCCTCACCGCCCGCGGTACGTCGGACAACGCGGCGCTCTACGCCAAGTACCTGCTGGAGATCCGGCTCGGCCTGCCCTGTGGTCTGGCGTCGATGTCGACCACCACGGCGTACGGCGCCAAGCCGGACCTGCGGGACGTCCTCGTCATCACCGTCAGCCAGTCCGGCGGCTCGCCCGACCTGGTGGCCTCCACCCGGGCGGCGCGCGAGGCCGGCGCGATCACCCTGGCCGTCACCAACAACCCGGACTCGCCGCTCGCCGCCGTCTCCGAGCACCACATCGACATCCTGGCGGGACCGGAGAAGGCGCTCCCGGCCACCAAGACGTACACCGCCTCCCTGCTGTCCCTCTACCTCTTCGTCGAGGGACTGCGCGGCGGGGACGGCGCCGCCGCCGCGATCCTGCCGGAGCTGGCCGAAGCGGTTCTGGCCCGCAAGGACGAGATCAAGGGCCTGGCGTCGCGTTACCGCTTCGCCGAGCGCATGGTCATCACCTCGCGCGGCTACGGCTACCCGACGGCCAAGGAAGCCGCCCTGAAGCTGATGGAGACGAGCTACATCCCCGCTCTCTCCTACTCCGGCGCCGATCTGCTGCACGGCCCGCTCGCCATGGTCGACAACATCTCCCCGGTGATCGCCGTGGTCACCGACGGCAGGGGCGGCGAGGCACTCCAGCCGGTCCTGGACCGGCTGCGCGGCCGTGGCGCGGACCTCTTCGTGGTCGGCCCGAAGGCGCAGGTGGAGGCGGCGTCCGCGGGTTTCGTGCTGCCGACGGCCGGGGTCGCCGAGGAGGTTCAGCCGATCCTGGAGATCCTGCCGCTGCAGTTGCTGGCGTACGAGGTGACGATCGCCCGTGGTCAGGACCCGGACGCGCCCCGCGCACTGGCCAAGGTCACCGAGACCCGCTGA
- a CDS encoding diacylglycerol kinase family protein: MRALLVVNPAATTTSARTRDVLIHALASEMKLEAVTTEYRGHARDLGRRAADSDNIDLVVALGGDGTVNEVVNGLLHKGPDIDNLPSLAVVPGGSTNVFARALGLPNDAVEATGAILDALANRTERTVGLGLAAGTPGTEDESVPERWFTFCAGLGFDAGVVGRVEQKRELGKRSTHALYVRQVVRQFLDEPHRRHGTITLEAPGANPVTDLALSIISNTAPWTYLGNRPMYASPKASFDTALDVLGLKRLSTPAVARYGTQLLTSSPEKGPHGKHAVSLHDLTDFTLHSKVPLPFQMDGDHLGLRTSVTFTGVRRALRVIV, encoded by the coding sequence ATGCGCGCACTCCTTGTGGTCAATCCAGCTGCTACCACCACCAGTGCGCGGACCCGTGATGTGCTCATCCATGCGCTGGCCAGCGAGATGAAGCTGGAGGCGGTGACCACGGAGTACCGCGGGCACGCCCGGGACCTGGGGCGACGGGCCGCCGACTCCGACAACATCGATCTCGTCGTGGCGCTCGGCGGCGACGGCACGGTCAACGAAGTCGTGAACGGCCTGCTCCACAAGGGGCCCGACATCGACAATCTGCCGAGCCTCGCCGTGGTGCCCGGCGGCTCCACCAATGTCTTCGCGCGCGCCCTGGGTCTGCCCAACGACGCGGTGGAGGCGACCGGAGCGATCCTGGACGCACTGGCCAACCGGACCGAACGCACGGTCGGCCTGGGGCTGGCGGCCGGCACACCCGGCACCGAGGACGAGTCGGTCCCCGAGCGCTGGTTCACTTTCTGTGCCGGTCTCGGTTTCGACGCGGGCGTGGTCGGCAGGGTCGAACAGAAGCGCGAACTCGGCAAGCGGTCGACGCATGCGCTGTACGTACGTCAGGTGGTCCGGCAGTTCCTGGACGAACCGCACCGGCGGCACGGAACGATCACCTTGGAAGCCCCCGGCGCGAACCCGGTCACCGATCTCGCGCTGTCCATAATCTCGAACACGGCCCCCTGGACCTACCTGGGGAATCGTCCGATGTACGCGTCCCCGAAGGCCTCGTTCGACACCGCCCTGGACGTCCTCGGACTGAAGCGCCTCTCCACCCCCGCGGTCGCCCGGTACGGCACCCAGCTGCTCACTTCGAGTCCCGAGAAGGGCCCGCACGGCAAGCACGCTGTTTCACTTCACGACCTCACGGACTTCACCTTGCATTCAAAGGTTCCGCTGCCGTTCCAGATGGATGGTGACCACCTGGGCCTGCGTACGAGTGTGACGTTCACAGGCGTACGCCGTGCACTGCGTGTGATTGTGTGA
- a CDS encoding anti-sigma regulatory factor: MSQIAGEPGNQDFVEVRLPAAGAYLSVLRTATAGLAARLDFTLDEIEDLRIAVDEACAILLQQAVPGSVLSCVFRLVDDSLEVTVAAPTTDGRAPERDTFAWTVLSALAGKVDSTVADDRTVSISLYKQRGAGPGPA; encoded by the coding sequence GTGTCCCAGATCGCAGGCGAGCCCGGGAATCAGGACTTCGTGGAAGTCCGGCTGCCCGCTGCGGGTGCCTACCTGTCGGTGCTGCGTACGGCCACGGCCGGTCTCGCAGCGCGCTTGGACTTCACGCTCGACGAGATCGAGGATCTTCGCATCGCGGTCGACGAGGCCTGCGCGATCCTGCTCCAGCAGGCCGTGCCCGGCTCCGTCCTCAGCTGCGTCTTCCGACTCGTCGACGATTCTCTCGAGGTGACGGTAGCGGCCCCGACGACGGACGGCCGGGCCCCCGAGCGCGACACATTCGCCTGGACGGTGCTCTCCGCACTGGCCGGCAAGGTCGACTCCACGGTCGCCGACGACCGTACGGTCAGTATCAGCCTGTACAAACAGCGCGGCGCGGGACCCGGGCCGGCGTGA
- a CDS encoding sensor histidine kinase, producing MNDLVRQHTALSDTDLEWLHLLVSEWQLLSDLSFADLVLWVPTRDGTRYVSVAQMRPNTGPTSYQDDMVGHLVPRGRRPLLDAALDEGRIVREGDPEWREEVPVRVESIPVRREGRVLGVIARNTNLLTVRTPSRLELTYLQSASDLAQMIAAGSFPFPGQQVDMDASPRVGDGLIRLDADGVVQYASPNGLSAYHRLGLASDLVGHHLGKTTAELAPSRGPVDEALVKVASGYAPREFEVECAGGVIQLRAIPLKPKGVRIGSLVLLRDVTELRRRERELITKDATIREIHHRVKNNLQTVAALLRLQARRMDSEQGREALNEAVRRVGSIAIVHETLSQNLDERVEFDEIADRVIAMVAEISPGKVTCRRTGRFGILDAEVATPLAMVLTEVLQNALEHAFTVAQTGTVEVSAVRGGSPTEGRLRITVQDDGCGLPEGFDPQRAGNLGLQIVRTLVEGELSGSFGMVPAPGRGTQVVLDIPVSAEK from the coding sequence ATGAACGACCTCGTCCGCCAGCACACAGCCCTGAGTGACACCGACCTCGAGTGGCTGCATCTGCTGGTCTCGGAGTGGCAGCTGCTCTCCGACCTGTCCTTCGCCGACCTGGTCCTCTGGGTCCCCACCCGCGACGGAACCCGCTATGTGTCGGTCGCCCAGATGCGGCCCAACACCGGTCCCACCTCCTACCAGGACGACATGGTGGGTCACCTGGTGCCGCGCGGCCGCCGTCCGCTGCTGGACGCGGCGCTGGACGAGGGCCGGATCGTGCGCGAGGGCGACCCTGAGTGGCGCGAGGAGGTGCCGGTACGGGTCGAGTCCATCCCCGTACGCCGCGAGGGCAGGGTCCTCGGGGTCATCGCCCGGAACACCAACCTCCTGACCGTCCGCACCCCGTCCCGACTGGAGCTCACCTACCTCCAGTCGGCCTCGGACCTGGCCCAGATGATCGCTGCCGGATCCTTCCCGTTCCCCGGCCAGCAGGTCGACATGGATGCGTCGCCGCGCGTCGGCGACGGGCTGATCAGGCTCGATGCCGACGGCGTCGTCCAGTACGCCAGCCCCAACGGCCTCTCCGCGTACCACCGCCTCGGTCTCGCCTCCGACCTGGTCGGACACCACCTCGGCAAGACCACCGCCGAACTCGCGCCGTCCCGCGGCCCGGTGGACGAGGCCCTGGTCAAAGTGGCCAGCGGATACGCGCCGCGCGAGTTCGAGGTCGAGTGCGCGGGCGGCGTGATCCAGCTCCGGGCGATCCCGCTGAAGCCCAAGGGTGTCCGTATCGGCTCCCTGGTCCTGCTCCGCGACGTGACCGAACTGCGCCGTCGCGAGCGTGAGTTGATCACGAAGGACGCCACCATCCGGGAGATCCACCACCGGGTGAAGAACAACCTCCAGACCGTGGCCGCCCTGTTGCGTCTGCAGGCCCGCCGGATGGATTCCGAGCAGGGCCGTGAGGCCCTCAACGAGGCGGTACGGCGCGTCGGTTCGATCGCCATCGTCCATGAGACGCTGTCCCAGAATCTGGACGAGCGGGTCGAGTTCGACGAGATCGCCGACCGGGTCATCGCGATGGTGGCCGAGATCTCGCCGGGCAAGGTCACCTGCCGTCGCACGGGCCGTTTCGGCATCCTCGACGCGGAAGTGGCGACTCCGCTGGCCATGGTGCTCACCGAGGTGCTGCAGAACGCGCTGGAGCACGCGTTCACCGTCGCGCAGACCGGCACGGTGGAGGTCTCCGCGGTGCGCGGCGGCTCCCCGACCGAGGGCCGGTTGCGGATCACCGTCCAGGACGACGGGTGCGGGCTGCCCGAGGGGTTCGACCCGCAGCGCGCCGGCAATCTGGGCCTGCAGATCGTGAGGACGCTGGTGGAGGGCGAGTTGAGCGGATCGTTCGGCATGGTCCCGGCTCCCGGACGCGGCACGCAGGTGGTCCTCGACATCCCGGTCAGCGCGGAGAAGTAG
- a CDS encoding UBP-type zinc finger domain-containing protein, whose amino-acid sequence MSECLHVLELPRPEPAPLSATCPECLAAGTHPVQLRLCLVCGHIGCCDSSPLQHATDHFKTTGHPVMRSYEAGESWRWCFEDGSIV is encoded by the coding sequence ATGAGTGAGTGCCTGCATGTTCTCGAACTGCCGCGCCCCGAGCCCGCCCCGCTCAGCGCCACATGTCCCGAATGTCTTGCCGCGGGCACCCACCCCGTGCAACTGCGGCTCTGCCTGGTCTGCGGGCATATCGGATGCTGCGACTCGTCGCCTCTGCAGCACGCCACGGATCACTTCAAGACGACCGGCCATCCCGTCATGCGGAGCTACGAGGCGGGCGAGAGCTGGCGTTGGTGCTTCGAGGACGGTTCGATCGTCTGA
- a CDS encoding RNA polymerase sigma factor SigF has protein sequence MSNGNGDGPVRDETIRPGVVRPAGIPEQQAALPHPEDGADGPVARTVAVEQAERAGQMSEHGHHDPHDRSGARALFIELRELPDGSPEKAELRNRLVRMHLPLVEHLARRFRNRGEPLDDLTQVATIGLIKSVDRFDPDRGVEFSTYATPTVVGEIKRHFRDKGWAVRVPRRLQELRLSLTTATAELSQQHGRSPTVHELAERLGISEEEVLEGLESANAYSTLSLDVPDTDDESPAVADTLGSEDEALEGVEYRESLKPLLEDLPPREKRILLLRFFGNMTQSQIAQEVGISQMHVSRLLARTLAQLRERLLVEE, from the coding sequence GTGAGCAACGGGAACGGGGACGGTCCTGTGCGGGACGAGACGATCCGACCAGGGGTGGTGCGACCAGCAGGCATCCCGGAGCAGCAGGCGGCCCTGCCCCATCCGGAGGACGGGGCGGACGGGCCGGTGGCCCGTACGGTCGCGGTGGAGCAGGCGGAGCGGGCAGGCCAGATGAGCGAGCACGGGCACCACGATCCACATGACCGCAGTGGAGCGCGGGCGCTCTTCATCGAGCTCCGGGAACTCCCCGACGGCTCGCCGGAGAAGGCCGAACTGCGCAACCGGCTGGTGCGGATGCACCTGCCGCTCGTGGAGCACCTGGCCCGCCGGTTCCGTAACCGCGGCGAGCCGCTGGACGATCTGACGCAGGTCGCCACCATCGGCCTGATCAAGTCGGTGGACCGGTTCGACCCGGACCGCGGCGTCGAGTTCTCCACGTACGCGACACCCACCGTCGTGGGCGAGATCAAACGCCACTTCCGTGACAAGGGCTGGGCGGTGCGGGTACCGCGCCGGCTGCAGGAGCTGCGGCTCTCTCTCACCACGGCCACCGCGGAGCTCTCCCAGCAGCACGGCCGGTCGCCCACGGTCCATGAGCTGGCGGAGCGGCTGGGCATCTCCGAGGAAGAGGTCCTGGAGGGCCTGGAATCGGCCAATGCCTACAGCACGCTCTCACTGGACGTCCCGGACACGGACGACGAGTCCCCGGCGGTCGCGGACACGCTGGGCTCCGAGGACGAGGCGCTGGAGGGCGTCGAGTACCGGGAGTCACTGAAGCCCCTGCTGGAGGACCTGCCGCCCCGGGAGAAGCGCATCCTGCTGCTCCGGTTCTTCGGCAACATGACGCAGTCGCAGATCGCACAGGAGGTCGGCATCTCGCAGATGCACGTCTCGCGCCTGCTGGCCCGCACGCTGGCACAGCTGCGCGAACGGCTGCTGGTCGAGGAGTAG
- a CDS encoding WhiB family transcriptional regulator, producing MDWRHNAVCREEDPELFFPIGNTGPALLQIEEAKAVCRRCPVMEQCLQWALESGQDSGVWGGLSEDERRAMKRRAARNRARNASA from the coding sequence ATGGACTGGCGTCACAACGCCGTTTGTCGTGAGGAAGACCCCGAGCTGTTCTTCCCCATCGGCAACACCGGTCCTGCGCTGCTGCAGATCGAGGAAGCCAAGGCCGTCTGCCGTCGCTGCCCCGTCATGGAGCAGTGCCTGCAGTGGGCGCTCGAGTCCGGCCAGGACTCCGGCGTCTGGGGTGGCCTCAGCGAGGACGAGCGCCGCGCAATGAAGCGCCGCGCCGCTCGCAACCGGGCGCGTAACGCCAGCGCCTGA